CGAACCTCTAATGCATAGGTCAGACACACGCGTACATCTTCTTTATCGTAGGCCCCATCCGGATGCATTAGCTTTAACAGGCCAGATACAGTGCGGCGTACAGCAATCACATCACGCTGGTTGAGGTTGTTTCCCAGCTTGAAGAATTTATCAATCGCGTCTGAGAAGCTACGTTTACGCATTTCACGCATGTACTCGGCGAGATAATCAGTGATTAAACCGTAGCGGTTGGTGAAAAATTCCGGACGCATTTTGGGAATTTCCCAGCCAGGAATATAGGCGTGGAAACGATCAAAAAATGCGGTATCGATCATTGCATCCGGGAATGGCGCGAGCAAATGGCTAGTTTTTACAAGCGTATCCACGCTCTGATTAATGTTGCCGACAAACACCATGGAGGCTTTTCCTTCAATGGAGTCACGTCCGCGAGAGAACGAGCCTGACGCCATGTAATCCTTCATAATTTGCACGCCGTCTTTGTCTTTGAAAGTAATTCCCGCCACTTCATCAAACGCCACCACGTCCCACATGCCGACTAAACCAATCTGGCGGCTGGCCATGTTGTAGAACAGATTAGCCACGGTGGTCTGCCCACCTGAAACCAGCAATGAATTTGGTGAGCATTCCTTATAGACGTGGCTTTTACCGGTACCGCGTGGCCCGAGTTCGCAGACGTTATAATTATTCTCAACAAACGGGATCATGCGGGCAATCAGATGCCATTTGGTGCGCGGCTCAATATTAGCAGGTTCCATCCCTACAGAGCGCAGCAGCACGTCAATCCACTGGTCGCGATCAAATTGTTTACGTGCCTCAAAGACTTCATCCATGTCCATATTCGGCATCTGAATAGGCTTCAGTGTGAACAATGAAAAAGGGGATGTTTTTTGCCCTTCTTCGTAAAAGTAGTTCACCGTAATCATGCACCAGATGCCGCCGGTCAGCAGTTTCTCGTTATCTTTCACCATTTGAGATGGAACTAGGGCATCTTTAATGCCGAGGTTAGATAGCTGAGCTTCGTAAACGTCTTTCTTTTGGTTTAGCTTCACCGTGACTTTATCGATGATTTTGTAGGAGCCGCGTTCACGAATCAGCGATTTTATTTTTTCTGCTTCATCCGGGCGGACGTAGTTATCAGAAAGAATACGTTTAACAGACTGAAGCCCCTGATCGACAACCTCATCGTCATCGGATGCACAGTACATACCGAGCAAATATTCCAGTACATAGACCGGAACATTCGCCCCTTCTTTAAGTTGTTTAGTCAGGTCTTTACGCACCACGCGGCCACGAAAGTGCTGATTCAATAATGAATCCAGGTCCTGAACAGAGGCCATTTCCATGTTGGTCGCCGAGTTATCCTGCTGTTGCATAACGCCTCACTTAAAAGAAGTCATCCTGGAAAGCCAGGTCGATTGTAATCGGATAGCGGCCATACTCTGTGGCGCTGTCCGCATTCTCCAGGATCAGCACATATTTGTTTTTACGATTGAATGCTGTGCCCATGAGTTTCATGGTCACATCGCGGGTACGTTTCCCCATATCGTCATTGTCGCTATCGAAGCAAACCGTTTCCATGCCGGAGACAACCTGATTATTTTCATCAACGATAAAGATATTCAGCGTGCGCGGTTCATTGAGGTCGTCCACCGCTGTAGTCTGTATAAAGCCGACTTTATCAATGCTGTTTACCAGTTTTATCACGTGATCCCGTGCAACAACTGATACAGGTTGGCGCTGTGGTTGTTTCTCGGCAGCCTTTTTCTCAAGCGCCCGGATTTTCAGCACTGGGACACATACTTCCTGCAACATGGCTCCGCCATGAACGAAACGTGCGCCACC
The sequence above is a segment of the Enterobacter hormaechei ATCC 49162 genome. Coding sequences within it:
- the brxL gene encoding protease Lon-related BREX system protein BrxL, encoding MQQQDNSATNMEMASVQDLDSLLNQHFRGRVVRKDLTKQLKEGANVPVYVLEYLLGMYCASDDDEVVDQGLQSVKRILSDNYVRPDEAEKIKSLIRERGSYKIIDKVTVKLNQKKDVYEAQLSNLGIKDALVPSQMVKDNEKLLTGGIWCMITVNYFYEEGQKTSPFSLFTLKPIQMPNMDMDEVFEARKQFDRDQWIDVLLRSVGMEPANIEPRTKWHLIARMIPFVENNYNVCELGPRGTGKSHVYKECSPNSLLVSGGQTTVANLFYNMASRQIGLVGMWDVVAFDEVAGITFKDKDGVQIMKDYMASGSFSRGRDSIEGKASMVFVGNINQSVDTLVKTSHLLAPFPDAMIDTAFFDRFHAYIPGWEIPKMRPEFFTNRYGLITDYLAEYMREMRKRSFSDAIDKFFKLGNNLNQRDVIAVRRTVSGLLKLMHPDGAYDKEDVRVCLTYALEVRRRVKEQLKKLGGLEFFDVNFSYIDNDSLEEFFVSVPEQGGSELIPAGMQKPGVVHLVTQADSGMTGLYRFETQMMAGNGKHAVSGLGSNTAAKEAVRVGFDYFKGNLSRISAAAKFSEHEYHLHVVELHNTGPSTTTSLASLIAFCSMLLAKPVQEQMVVLGSMTLGGVIKPVQDLAACLQVAFDSGAKRVLLPMASAMDIPTVPTELFTKFQVSFYADPVDAVYKALGVN